One Acidobacteriota bacterium genomic window carries:
- the nrfD gene encoding NrfD/PsrC family molybdoenzyme membrane anchor subunit, whose amino-acid sequence MRHQTDTLAEQDDLDAQLLRPIEHSGVAMRVTTSALLFVLLAGWVIFGRQILYGLGVTGLNQPVVWGFYIVNFVFFIGISHAGTLISAILRLSKAEWRRPITRMAEVITVVVLAIGGFHPVLDLGRPDRMLNIFTAGRLQSPLLWDVSSISAYFMASTVYLYIPMIPDIALLRDRGTRPRWLYAFLAWGWQNTPRQRAVLNRAVSIMMILVIPIAVSVHTVISYIFAMTLQPGWHSTIFGPYFVVGAILSGIAALLVVMIVLRRIYRLERYLKLVHFDHLSKLLLVMSLLWFYFTFSEYLTAYFGNEPSELRVFFYKFSGPYALFFWAMVACNFAIPVLILSFRRTRTIPGILIASITVVIGMWLERLNIVVPSLANPRLDYPTGFYIPGLVEWAMFIGGIATFILGFVLFARFFPVISIWELREGRECSVKETVERLERYLPDPAPAPAARPLVDRRQTP is encoded by the coding sequence ACGGATACCCTCGCCGAGCAAGACGATCTGGACGCTCAACTGCTCCGTCCTATCGAGCACTCGGGGGTGGCGATGCGAGTGACCACCAGCGCGCTTCTCTTCGTGCTTCTTGCGGGATGGGTCATCTTCGGCCGCCAGATCCTCTACGGATTGGGAGTCACGGGGTTGAACCAGCCCGTTGTTTGGGGCTTTTATATCGTCAATTTCGTCTTCTTTATCGGCATCAGCCATGCGGGAACCCTCATCTCGGCCATCCTGCGCCTCTCCAAGGCCGAGTGGCGGAGGCCTATTACCCGTATGGCTGAGGTCATCACCGTAGTCGTCTTGGCCATCGGCGGCTTTCATCCCGTCCTCGACCTGGGGCGACCCGACCGCATGCTCAACATCTTCACGGCAGGCCGTCTGCAATCTCCTCTGCTCTGGGACGTCAGCTCAATCTCGGCCTACTTCATGGCATCGACCGTCTACCTTTACATCCCCATGATCCCCGACATTGCCCTGCTGCGGGACCGGGGCACGCGTCCGCGCTGGCTCTACGCCTTCTTGGCCTGGGGATGGCAAAACACTCCCCGCCAGCGGGCAGTGCTCAACCGCGCCGTGAGTATCATGATGATCCTGGTGATCCCCATCGCGGTTTCTGTCCACACCGTCATCTCCTACATCTTTGCCATGACCTTGCAGCCCGGGTGGCACTCCACCATCTTCGGACCTTACTTCGTAGTGGGAGCGATTCTCTCGGGAATCGCCGCCTTGCTGGTGGTCATGATCGTGCTTCGGCGCATCTACAGACTGGAACGCTATCTCAAACTGGTCCATTTCGATCACCTATCCAAATTGCTGCTCGTTATGTCGTTGCTTTGGTTCTATTTCACCTTTTCGGAGTACCTGACGGCCTATTTCGGAAACGAGCCCAGTGAGCTGCGGGTGTTTTTCTATAAGTTTTCCGGGCCCTACGCCTTGTTCTTTTGGGCAATGGTGGCCTGCAATTTCGCAATTCCAGTCCTGATCCTGAGCTTTCGTCGCACACGCACTATTCCCGGCATCTTGATCGCCTCGATCACAGTGGTCATAGGCATGTGGCTGGAGCGCCTCAATATCGTGGTGCCTTCGCTGGCCAACCCTCGCCTGGACTATCCGACCGGCTTCTACATCCCTGGTTTAGTGGAATGGGCCATGTTTATCGGCGGCATCGCAACCTTCATTTTGGGATTCGTCCTCTTCGCCCGCTTCTTCCCCGTCATTTCGATCTGGGAGCTCCGCGAAGGGCGAGAGTGCTCGGTCAAGGAAACCGTCGAAAGGCTGGAGCGCTACCTGCCCGACCCGGCTCCCGCTCCCGCTGCCCGGCCCCTGGTCGACAGGAGGCAAACCCCATGA
- a CDS encoding c-type cytochrome yields MKIKTPIAILLAAFVLTLPTTALGWMAFSEIDLPDDPLRGRELFESKSCIRCHGLAGRGASIGPSLGHGRFQGSFLDLGASLWNHVPGMSVSFERNRLAWPRLNEKETTELFAFLYFIDYLGRPGQPARGRKVFQERKCSSCHVIGGGRLGSAPDLLELKRFASPLYVAQEIWNHGPAMIESMRQRNIAPPAFGPGDLADLSAFIRQQSAPGPRTPLLSAPGNPNRGSGRFNDMGCAKCHGSDARGGAGPDLSSLPRRSAESIAGAMLNHLLDMREAMSARGIEWPLSQGSDLADLTAFLYFLPFAEPPGNPQRGAQVFSRRMCADCHQPSAAAQEFEAKGPAAVAPDLSQSPAADSPAALVSALWSHSPIMREAILGQGRPWPELTGKDLRDLRAYLAEAKGEMNARSR; encoded by the coding sequence ATGAAGATTAAAACTCCTATCGCCATTCTGTTGGCTGCTTTCGTTCTTACCCTGCCGACGACGGCGTTGGGATGGATGGCCTTTTCTGAGATCGACCTGCCAGACGACCCGCTGCGAGGCCGGGAGCTGTTTGAGAGCAAGTCCTGCATCCGGTGCCACGGACTGGCGGGAAGGGGCGCGAGCATCGGTCCCAGCCTGGGCCACGGGCGGTTTCAAGGGTCCTTCTTGGACTTGGGCGCTTCCCTCTGGAACCACGTGCCCGGTATGAGCGTGAGCTTCGAGCGCAACCGTCTGGCTTGGCCTCGACTCAACGAGAAGGAAACGACCGAGCTCTTCGCATTTCTTTACTTTATCGATTACCTGGGACGTCCTGGTCAGCCCGCTCGAGGACGCAAGGTCTTTCAAGAGCGCAAATGCTCCTCATGCCATGTCATCGGCGGCGGACGCCTCGGAAGCGCTCCCGACCTGCTGGAGCTTAAGCGCTTCGCCTCACCGCTATACGTTGCTCAAGAGATCTGGAATCATGGCCCGGCCATGATTGAAAGCATGCGCCAACGCAACATCGCACCACCCGCCTTCGGGCCCGGCGATCTGGCTGATCTGAGCGCCTTCATACGCCAGCAATCCGCTCCGGGGCCGCGTACGCCCCTTCTGTCCGCGCCCGGCAATCCCAATCGAGGCAGCGGCCGCTTCAACGATATGGGCTGCGCGAAATGCCACGGGAGCGATGCCCGAGGCGGCGCCGGTCCAGATCTGAGCAGCCTCCCGCGGCGCTCTGCGGAATCCATCGCCGGCGCCATGTTGAACCACCTCCTGGATATGCGCGAGGCCATGTCGGCGCGAGGCATTGAATGGCCCCTTTCCCAGGGATCGGACCTGGCCGACTTGACCGCCTTTCTTTACTTTCTCCCCTTCGCCGAACCTCCCGGAAACCCTCAACGCGGCGCTCAAGTCTTTTCCCGCCGCATGTGCGCCGATTGCCACCAACCCTCAGCCGCCGCTCAGGAGTTCGAAGCGAAAGGTCCGGCGGCTGTCGCACCCGACCTCAGCCAAAGCCCGGCCGCCGATTCCCCCGCCGCACTGGTCTCCGCCCTATGGAGTCACTCTCCCATCATGAGAGAAGCCATCCTGGGCCAAGGCCGCCCCTGGCCCGAACTCACTGGAAAGGACCTTCGCGACCTGCGGGCCTACTTGGCCGAAGCAAAAGGGGAAATGAACGCACGCAGCCGATGA
- a CDS encoding CopG family transcriptional regulator, whose product MRTTLDIDDDILQAAKELAKRRKSSAGKVLSDWAREALTPRPGAGERRLRNGVPVLPEDKRGGVVTLEAVNRLRDEEAD is encoded by the coding sequence ATGCGCACCACTCTGGATATCGATGACGACATCCTTCAAGCCGCAAAGGAACTGGCTAAGCGGCGCAAGAGCAGTGCAGGCAAGGTGCTGTCCGACTGGGCTCGGGAGGCTCTGACGCCGCGGCCAGGGGCTGGAGAGAGGCGGCTCCGCAATGGGGTTCCTGTACTACCTGAGGACAAGAGGGGAGGGGTCGTCACGCTTGAAGCCGTGAATCGGCTGCGCGATGAGGAGGCCGATTGA
- a CDS encoding TA system VapC family ribonuclease toxin, whose translation MTVLLDVNVLVALFDPAHIDHETCHRWFATQVDDGWASCPQTENGLVRVLANPKYPGRRTTIADAIGRLREFQSNTQHSFWEDSLSVGSPKWLRIQHIQGHRQLTDVYLLGLAVHRDAALATLDQRINIEAVKGARQRHLQLLK comes from the coding sequence TTGACGGTCCTGCTCGACGTTAACGTCCTCGTCGCACTTTTCGATCCGGCTCACATCGATCATGAGACTTGTCACCGGTGGTTCGCAACGCAAGTAGACGACGGATGGGCCAGTTGCCCTCAGACCGAGAACGGGCTGGTCCGCGTCCTGGCAAACCCCAAGTATCCAGGCCGCCGCACGACCATCGCGGACGCGATCGGGCGCTTGCGCGAGTTCCAATCCAACACGCAACACTCTTTTTGGGAGGACTCCCTGTCAGTGGGTTCGCCCAAGTGGCTTCGGATTCAGCACATCCAAGGACATCGCCAGTTGACAGACGTCTATCTTCTGGGGTTAGCGGTCCATCGCGACGCCGCCCTGGCGACCCTCGACCAGCGGATCAACATTGAAGCGGTCAAAGGGGCTCGACAGCGGCATCTCCAGCTCCTCAAGTAG
- a CDS encoding carboxypeptidase M32, protein MSTEAKLQELFSRSEELEALRGIGDGLAWDQEVMMPKKGGPLRARQISVLASLSHERLTDPALGELLQELSSDGELNEWDAASVRELKRQYDKGVRLPSDLVRELALTGSLAYEAWVEARQKSDFAAFAPHLEKMLQLKRRQAQCLRNGGTLYDALHDSYEPGMTSAQLDELFAVLRPRLSGLLGRIQESPNQPDRGLLQRPVAVDVQNDFGRSVLSAMGFDWQAGRLDVSPHPFCVGISPLDVRMTTRYSETQLGRAFFGMIHECGHGLYEQGLEAARFGQPVMSSVSLGVHESQSRLWENVIARSRAFWSHWLPKLAERAPNLSDVALDDWVHAVNLVEASYIRVEADEVTYGLHIILRYEIEKALVEGELEVEDLPEVWNDKMEEYLGIRPGNAAEGVLQDTHWSQGLVGYFPTYLLGNVYAAQLHAKAQQDLPDLEQQIATGRMRPLLDWLRQKIHRQGSLYRPVDLISRATGSAPDSKHLLDYLESKYAALYRL, encoded by the coding sequence ATGAGCACGGAAGCGAAGTTGCAGGAGTTGTTCAGCCGCAGCGAGGAACTGGAGGCGCTGCGGGGAATCGGGGACGGACTGGCCTGGGACCAGGAGGTCATGATGCCCAAGAAGGGAGGGCCTCTGCGGGCCCGCCAGATTTCGGTCCTGGCCTCCCTCAGCCATGAGAGGCTGACCGATCCGGCCTTGGGCGAGCTGTTGCAGGAGCTCTCTTCGGACGGGGAACTCAACGAGTGGGACGCGGCCTCCGTCCGCGAGCTGAAGCGCCAGTATGACAAGGGCGTCCGGCTGCCCTCTGACCTGGTTCGCGAACTGGCTCTGACCGGCTCCTTGGCCTACGAGGCCTGGGTTGAAGCCCGCCAGAAGTCCGACTTCGCGGCCTTCGCCCCCCATCTCGAGAAGATGCTGCAACTGAAGCGCCGCCAGGCCCAATGCCTGCGCAATGGAGGCACTCTTTACGACGCGCTTCACGATTCCTACGAGCCGGGGATGACCAGCGCTCAGTTGGATGAGTTGTTCGCCGTCCTGCGTCCGCGCTTGAGCGGCCTGCTGGGCCGGATTCAGGAATCGCCCAACCAGCCCGACCGCGGTCTGCTGCAGCGTCCGGTGGCGGTGGACGTGCAGAACGACTTCGGGCGCTCGGTGCTCAGCGCCATGGGATTCGATTGGCAGGCCGGACGCCTCGACGTCTCGCCGCATCCCTTCTGCGTGGGCATCTCGCCGCTGGACGTGCGCATGACCACCCGCTACTCGGAAACCCAGTTGGGCAGAGCCTTCTTCGGGATGATCCACGAGTGCGGCCATGGACTCTACGAGCAAGGGCTGGAGGCGGCCCGCTTCGGTCAGCCGGTCATGTCGTCGGTTTCGCTGGGCGTCCACGAATCGCAGTCGCGCCTGTGGGAGAATGTCATCGCCCGCAGCCGCGCTTTCTGGAGCCACTGGCTGCCCAAGCTGGCCGAAAGGGCTCCCAACCTCTCCGACGTCGCTCTCGACGACTGGGTGCATGCCGTCAATTTGGTGGAGGCTTCCTACATCCGCGTGGAGGCCGACGAGGTCACCTACGGGCTGCACATCATCCTGCGCTACGAGATCGAGAAAGCCCTGGTGGAGGGCGAACTGGAAGTCGAGGATCTGCCAGAGGTCTGGAACGACAAAATGGAGGAGTACCTGGGCATCCGTCCCGGCAACGCCGCCGAGGGCGTGCTGCAGGACACCCACTGGTCGCAGGGGCTGGTCGGCTACTTCCCCACCTACTTGCTGGGCAACGTCTACGCCGCCCAACTCCATGCCAAGGCCCAGCAGGACCTCCCCGACCTGGAGCAGCAAATCGCCACCGGCCGGATGCGTCCCCTGCTGGACTGGCTGCGCCAAAAAATCCACCGCCAGGGAAGCCTCTACCGGCCCGTCGACCTCATCTCCCGCGCCACCGGCTCCGCCCCCGACTCCAAGCACCTGCTCGACTACCTGGAGAGCAAGTACGCGGCCCTTTACCGGCTTTGA
- a CDS encoding tetratricopeptide repeat protein, protein MKKATIFLCTALLAGSALGYQESMQIEAKAEALLLEERYEEAAQVYRQALKLNPRSYTAHYNLAKALLALGKNEEAEAQLFKARDDAPEVSTFHDLLGQMFFEMKNYDAALQSFAEAQRIDPSNAQASYNLARTLEEVGRADEAEQAYGSALEANPKDAQALFNRGLQKSAAGDHRAAAQFFTQAVEADPSLANAHYSLGVSLSETGQYGKAVEAFRKAAELEPDDADIFFALGKLHYNYQQYAAAVTALKKAARLDSSVAEHHYTLGLALADSSRHVEAIEAFQRAASIKGNGDTYAALGNSQYMMRMIPQSIASYKKAIQWSPNSAEAHYGLGLAYVAQRNLTAARKEYEILKKLKPSYARTLKRYLR, encoded by the coding sequence ATGAAGAAGGCAACCATCTTTCTCTGTACGGCATTATTGGCGGGTAGCGCCTTGGGCTATCAGGAGTCGATGCAGATCGAAGCCAAGGCAGAAGCCTTGCTGCTCGAGGAGCGATACGAAGAAGCGGCGCAAGTCTACCGCCAGGCACTGAAGCTGAACCCCAGGAGCTACACGGCCCACTACAACCTGGCCAAGGCCCTGCTGGCACTGGGCAAGAACGAAGAGGCCGAGGCCCAGTTGTTCAAGGCCCGCGACGACGCCCCTGAAGTCTCCACCTTTCACGATCTGCTGGGTCAGATGTTCTTCGAGATGAAGAACTACGATGCCGCCTTGCAGTCTTTCGCTGAAGCGCAGCGCATCGACCCCTCCAATGCCCAGGCCTCCTACAACCTGGCCCGCACCTTGGAGGAGGTGGGACGCGCCGACGAGGCCGAGCAAGCCTATGGCAGCGCCCTGGAAGCCAATCCCAAAGACGCCCAGGCCCTCTTCAACCGCGGCCTGCAAAAGTCGGCCGCGGGCGATCACAGGGCAGCGGCGCAGTTCTTCACTCAGGCCGTGGAGGCCGATCCTTCGCTGGCCAACGCCCACTATTCGTTGGGCGTCTCACTTTCCGAAACAGGGCAGTACGGCAAGGCAGTGGAGGCTTTCCGCAAGGCCGCCGAACTCGAACCCGACGACGCCGACATCTTCTTCGCACTGGGAAAGCTGCATTACAACTACCAGCAGTACGCCGCCGCCGTCACCGCCTTGAAGAAGGCTGCACGGCTCGATTCATCGGTGGCCGAGCATCACTACACGCTGGGCCTGGCCCTTGCCGACTCCTCGCGCCACGTGGAAGCCATCGAGGCTTTTCAACGCGCCGCCTCCATCAAGGGCAACGGCGACACCTACGCGGCGCTGGGCAATTCACAGTACATGATGCGCATGATTCCCCAGTCGATCGCCTCCTACAAAAAGGCCATCCAGTGGTCCCCCAACTCGGCCGAGGCCCATTACGGACTGGGGCTGGCCTACGTGGCTCAGCGCAACCTGACAGCCGCCCGCAAGGAATACGAGATTCTCAAGAAACTCAAACCGTCCTATGCCCGCACGCTCAAGCGCTACCTGCGCTGA